The Acidobacteriota bacterium nucleotide sequence TGGGCCCGGGGGCGATCGCGTTGACGAGGATGGCGTCCTTCGCCAGCTCGAGGGCGAGGGATTCGGTCATCGCGACGACCGCGGCCTTCGAGACGTAATACGTCGGGTAGCCGGGATAGCGCGGGCGGCGGCTTGCGGGGAGCCAGTCGGCGAAGTTCACGACGCGCCCTCCCCCCTGGCGCCGCATGTGCGGGGCCGCGGCCAGCGCACACAGGTACGCTCCCCGCGCGTTGGCGCCCATGTTCTCGTCCCAGTCGCGGGAGGGATCGGCGCCGGGGGGCGACTTCCGGTAGATGGAGGCGACGTTCACGAGGATGTCGAGGCGACCGAAGGCCGAGGCGGCGGCGGCGATGGCGCGCTCGATCGACTCGGGTGCGTTGAGATCCAACTCGAGCGAGAGGCTCCGCCTTCCGAGGCCCGCGATCGCCTTCGCGGCGGCGTCGGACTCGGCGCGCGAGGCCCGGTACGTCACGGCGACGTCGGCCCCGCCGCGCGCGAGCGCGAGGGCGATCGCGGCGCCGAGGCGCTTGGTGCCGTTGACGAAGGCGGCTTTCCCCTGGAGGTCCATCGTCGTCCTCGCGTGGTGTGGCGCGGCAGTCTACCGCACGCGGGCGTGGACGAGGGCGGGGGGCGGGGTTTAAGATGCGCGCTGCGCCAACGGGTCCCCCAGCCGCCACGTCCCGCGCGGGGTGCCGCCACCGACTCCACACGAGGTCCAAACACGATGAGATTCAGCACTCGCAACGTCCTCGCCGTCACCTTCATCATCCTCGCCTCGCCGGCGTGCGCGGGCGACCGCGCGGCCGTCGACGCGAACTCGCCGGCCACGCCGGCGGGCGCCAGCGGAGCGGCCGCCGCGGCGGCTCCGGCCGCGGGCGGGTCGCCCCAGGGGACGGCCCCCTCGGCGATCCCGAAGGACCCGGCGGCCGTCGTGGCGAAGGTCAACGGCGTCACGATCACCGCAAAGGACTTCGACGAGGCGACGCGCGAGTTCCTCATGCAGCAGGGAGCCCCGCCGAACCTCCCCGACGAGCAGATGAAGCAGGTGCACACGGCGGTGATGGACGCGCTCGTGGGCACCGAGCTCGCCTACCAGAAGAGCCAGGCCGAGGGGATCAAGGTCTCGCAGAAGGATGTCGACGAGGCCGTCGCCGAATCGAAGAAGAATTTCCCCGACGAGGCGAAGTGGGAGGAGAACATGAAGGCGCAGGGGATCGACAAGGACGCCTTCCTCCTGAGCATCAACCGGAACCTCGCCATCAACAAGCTCATCCAGACGAACGTCTTCGAGAAGATCACGGTGACCGACGCCGACGCGAAGGCCTACTACGACCAGCATCCTCAGGAAATGCAGAAGCCCGAGGAGGTCCGCGCCAGCCACATCCTCGTGAGGCTGCCGCAGGGGACGACCGACGACCAGAAGAAGGCCGCGAAGGCGCGCATCGACGAGGCGGCGAAGAAGGCGAAGGCCGGCGAGGATTTCGCGGCGCTCGCGAAGACGTACTCGCAGGATCCCGGCTCCGCGGAGCAGGGGGGCGATCTCGGCTTCTTCCCGAAGGGGAAGATGGTGCCCGCCTTCGACGCCGTCGCCTTCACCCTGAAGGTCGGCCAGATCAGCGACGTCGTCGAGACGCAGTTCGGGTACCACGTGATCAAGGTGACGGATCGCCACGCGGCGCAGTCGGCCACGTACGACGAGGTCGGCGAGCGACTCAAGTCGTTCCTGAAGCAGCGGCAGGCCCGCACGACCGTGCAGACGTACCTCAAGGGGCTGAGGGATTCCGCGAAGGTCGAGATCTTCTAGCTTCGCCCCTATTCCACCGCCGCGAGCTTCACCATCACGTCGCGGCGGTGCCCGCTCCGCTCGACGGTGAGCCTCACGGTCGCCCCCTCCCCCGCGGTCTCGAAGGCGTCGAGAAGATCGTCGCTGGATTCGACGGGGCGCCCCTCGACGGCGACGATGACGTCCCCGAGCACGACGTCTCCCATCCGGCTCGAGCGCACCCCCTGGAGCCCCGCCGCGTCGGCCGGGGAGCCCGTCCGCACCCGGTAGATCGCGATCCCCTTCAGCCCGAGCCGGCCCGCCACGCTGTCCGACACCAGGGTGATCCCGATCCCCGGCCGCACCGCCTTGCCGTGCGCGATGAGCTGGGGGACGAGCTTGCGCACCGTGTCGACCGGGACGGCGAAGCCGATCCCCGCCGACCCGCCGCTGGGGCTGTAGATGGCGCTGTTCACGCCGATGAGCCGCCCCCTCGAGTCGAGGAGCGGACCCCCGGAGTTCCCCGGGTTGATGGCGGCGTCGGTCTGGATGACGTCGTGGATCGTTCGTCCCGACGGCGAGCGCAGCTCGCGGCCGAGGGCGCTGACGACGCCGACCGTGAGCGAGTGATCGAGCCCGAAGGGGTTCCCCACGGCGAGGACGGCCTGGCCGACGATGAGATCGTGCGATCTCCCCAGCGGCAGGGGGGCGAGCTTGTCGGCGGGCGCCTTGACCTTGAGGACCGCGAGGTCCTTGTCCTCGCTGTACCCCACGACCTCGGCCTCGAGCGAGGATTGGTCGGCGAGGGTCACGGTGAAGGCGTTTCCCTCCTCGATCACGTGGAAGTTCGTGACGATGTGCCCTTCCCTGTCCCACACGAACCCGCTCCCGGTCCCCTGCGGGATCTGCATCACGTCGAGCGAGAAGAAGTCGCGCCGCAGGGCGATGCTCGTGATGTTGACGACGGAGTCGGCC carries:
- a CDS encoding trypsin-like peptidase domain-containing protein is translated as MRFKVILLSAAAVAAGYAAGRAGSSWTPAAAVPSPSGEGLLAATQAPPAPVESGGALPEGLGPEESRNIQIFRASADSVVNITSIALRRDFFSLDVMQIPQGTGSGFVWDREGHIVTNFHVIEEGNAFTVTLADQSSLEAEVVGYSEDKDLAVLKVKAPADKLAPLPLGRSHDLIVGQAVLAVGNPFGLDHSLTVGVVSALGRELRSPSGRTIHDVIQTDAAINPGNSGGPLLDSRGRLIGVNSAIYSPSGGSAGIGFAVPVDTVRKLVPQLIAHGKAVRPGIGITLVSDSVAGRLGLKGIAIYRVRTGSPADAAGLQGVRSSRMGDVVLGDVIVAVEGRPVESSDDLLDAFETAGEGATVRLTVERSGHRRDVMVKLAAVE
- a CDS encoding peptidylprolyl isomerase — protein: MRFSTRNVLAVTFIILASPACAGDRAAVDANSPATPAGASGAAAAAAPAAGGSPQGTAPSAIPKDPAAVVAKVNGVTITAKDFDEATREFLMQQGAPPNLPDEQMKQVHTAVMDALVGTELAYQKSQAEGIKVSQKDVDEAVAESKKNFPDEAKWEENMKAQGIDKDAFLLSINRNLAINKLIQTNVFEKITVTDADAKAYYDQHPQEMQKPEEVRASHILVRLPQGTTDDQKKAAKARIDEAAKKAKAGEDFAALAKTYSQDPGSAEQGGDLGFFPKGKMVPAFDAVAFTLKVGQISDVVETQFGYHVIKVTDRHAAQSATYDEVGERLKSFLKQRQARTTVQTYLKGLRDSAKVEIF
- a CDS encoding SDR family oxidoreductase; translated protein: MDLQGKAAFVNGTKRLGAAIALALARGGADVAVTYRASRAESDAAAKAIAGLGRRSLSLELDLNAPESIERAIAAAASAFGRLDILVNVASIYRKSPPGADPSRDWDENMGANARGAYLCALAAAPHMRRQGGGRVVNFADWLPASRRPRYPGYPTYYVSKAAVVAMTESLALELAKDAILVNAIAPGPILPHEGITPEEDAEVRRNTPLGRWGGEQSIVQAVLALLSCDFVTGEVLRVDGGRHLR